In Campylobacter concisus, the genomic stretch GTATCACCTTGGTGCAAGAAGCCTTCTCATCGCATATCTTTGGTAAGGTTGGCGGATATAGTTTCGTAGCTGTTTGCCTATTTTTCTTTGCATTCACAACGATTCTTGGATGGTACTATTTTGCTGAGATCAACGTAAGATACCTTCTTGGGGCAAAAGCGGTCAGAGCTTTTCAAATTTTAGTAGTCGTTTTTGTATTTTTGGGAAGCTTGCAAAAAGTTGATTTTGTCTGGAGCCTAGCAGATATGTTTAATGGCTTGATGGTCGTACCAAATTTAATTGCCATCATCATTTTAAGCCCTATCGTGGCAAAACTTTTAAAAGATCACGATGCTGGCAAAGAGTATGATGTGAAAGATTATTTGAAATAAATCTTTACCACATCTTTAGAAAAATTACTAACAATTAATTTTTGAATCTCTTGTTTAGGATATTTTATTAGAAGTGGTGGCCCCGAATGGACTCGAACCATCGACCACTACCATGTCAAGGTAGTGCTCTACCAACTGAGCTACGGGACCAAAGATTTGGGATTATATTTTATTTTATATTTTATTTAGCTTAATTCTTTAGTAATTAAATTTGTTTATAAGCAGTAAATGTAATGGATAAATTTAGAATTAGCTAACGCTTGCTTCGCAGTTATTGGTAAAGATAAAAACTACCCGGTCAATATCGGCAACTCACACGTCATCATAAAGACTCCTTGATAGCGATAAAGAGCTAAAATGTGTAAGCTACCGCCATGATGTAGGACATGGTGCTAGCTTTGGAAATTATCTTGAATACTGGAAGCTAACATATAAAAATTTACAAAGAGAATATCTAGAGTAAAAGATTGATGCTAAAAATTCTTCAAAGGTGAGTATAAACCTACAAAAGATGAATAGGAATTTTTAAAACAAAAGGCTGATAAGAATAATACAAAATCAGTTAGTGGACTAACGGGGTAGAAGTCTAGCCTAGAAAAAACTAGTGAGCTTGTCTTGGTTTTATTATTTAAATCACGATAAGTTTGCTAAAATCCAGTCAATATAAAATTTTAAATTAAAAACCTAAAAATGGCAATGTGCTATTTCCCAATAATAATCTTTGCAAGTCTTTCATTCTTTTCATTTATATTAAATTTTACTTCAGCTATTTTTCTGCTTTCTATACCCATTTGGACTATCATTTCTGGATTTTGTATAAAATAAATCATCTTTTGTGCCAAAATTTTACTATCAAATGGTGGCACCAAGAATCCATTTACTCCATCTTCAACAGTTTCTCTACATCCTACGCTATTTGTGGTTATTACTGCCCTTCCTATTGCCATGGCTTCCTGCGTACTTCTTGGCACACCTTCTCTGTAATACGAAGGCAAGATAAAAATGGAACTATTCACTATCCGTTCTTTTATATCATTTACGAAGCCAGGATATATAACTACGCCACTATCAAGATAAGTTTTTAGCTCTTCTTGCGTTAATCCAAATGGATTGTGCTCATCAAAACCACCAAATATATAAAACTTTACATCTTTATATTTTTCTTTTACGATTTTAGCTGCCTCTAAATACTCAAATATTCCCTTTTCTGCAAGAAGTCTTGCTATAAAAATAAAACTTATAGGATCAGTAGGTGCTTTAGTATATGAGAATTTATCAAGATCAACACCTATACCACCTAATATATTTATGGACTTTACTTTTATATTGTATCTATCAATCAAATCCTTTTTATCGTCATTATTTAAAAATATAAGCTCATCAAGAGATGGTAGTGAAATTTTATATAAAAGAACTTGTATAGTTTTTATAATTTTTGCCTTTTTTGTTTGCCCATTTTTATGAGCTGTAAAAGCTCCGCCAAGCCCTTCTATCATGCCTACTATTCGTGGCACTCTTGCTATTTTTGCGGCTATAGTTGCAAAAATAACTGGCTTAACAAAAAAAGAAAAAACCGCATCTGGCCTATGCTGCCTAAATAGCTTAACCAAATCATATGTAGCAATGAGATCTTTAAATGGGTTTAGCCCTTTTGCATTTAAAGTGTGGTCAAGCGGTGTTGCACCCAATGAGATTATTTTTTTTCTACTTTCTTCATTGTAGTCACTAACTAAACAGTAGACATCATGCCCTTTTGATACAAGTAGTTTTATAAACTCTTCTCTGAAATTTATCATCATAGACGAGACATTACCGATTATAAAAATTTTCATAGCAACTCCAATCATATGAATCTAAAAATTTCTAAGCCTAATAAATACTTTTTTTGCAAAAACAAAAATTTGCGGAAACCCTATAAAAACAGTACTATATAAAATTTTATAGATTATATTTCTATTGATTTGAAAAACATATTTTATATTATTTGCTTCTGGGCATATAGCATTTATTTGTTTTTTAAAATCGCTTTCAGAATAATCCAAAGTAAATTTTAAAATAGTAGGAATGTGAAATTTAAAATATTCATCAAAAAGATCTTTTTGTATCAAAAATTTCTTTACAGCTATGCTAAAATCAGCAAAATCACCAAGGGCTTTTTTATTATTTGAAAAACTACTAGAAAGTGAATTAGGATTTGTCCTGTAGTGATAAAATGGTTTTGCAACGTGAGTAATTTTTTTTGCCCAATAAAAAAGCTGTAAATTTACAAAACTATCTTCGCAGTGTGAAAAATGTGGAAATTCAACATTTTCATAAAGCTCTCTTTTAACCAATTTATCGCACATGGAAACAGAAATTTCATGAGATAAAATAGCTTTCACAAAGTCCAAATTAGACTTTGGATGATTTTTTGTATAAAAAAAACTTTTTGCGATACTTTTTTTATTAAATTCTTTAATATAGTCAAAACAAACTATGTCTGCATCACTTTTTCTAGCTTCACTAATCAAAGAACTTACCATATCTTTATCGACCCAGTCGTCACTATCTACATGTAAAATGTATTTTCCACTTGATATTTTCAACCCACTTTTTCTAGCTTGCGGTAAGCCTTCATTTTTTATTTTATTAATAATTTTTACATGGCTTTTTCTATTTGGGTATCTTTCAATAATGTCCTTCAAAATTTTCATAGAACTATCTGGAGTGCAATCATTTACAAAAATATACTCTATATTGTTATAGTCTTGCTCTAAAAGCGTAGTTGCACACTTTTCTATATATTTCTCCACATTGTAAATAGGAACTATTATAGAAACATCGTAGTCTTTCATTTATATATCTTTATAATTTTCTAAAATTTTTAATAAGTCTTAAAATAAATAGGACGGTTTGTAAAAATTTATTTTCGCCCATCGCCACCTGAACTCTGTAAAATTCACAAAGAGTTCCTAATATATCAATACTACTAACTCCATCATTTGAAAATTTACCGACAACACTTTTTACAACTTTTATCTTTGCTCCATAATTTGCAGCAGTTAGTACAAATAGCTGATCTGCTGCTATTGGAAATTTTCTTGAATAGTAACCAAGTTTTTGATGAAGACTTGTGCGGTATATTGAGCCTACAGCATGCCCAGAGATATAATGAGCTTGTGCCTTTAGCCATCTTGGCCCACTATTTGGCTCGATTTTGCCATTATTAGTATCAATACAAGCTGTTACTATGTCTACACCATCCCCCATGGCTTTCTTATAATCTTGAATAGCATTTGGATAAAGCTCATCATCAGCACCGATAACAAGATAGAATTCTCCATTACAAGCTTTTATGCCTCTATTTAAAGCATCATAAATCCCAAAGTCTTCGCCCGAAATTACTTTTATATTTATCCCATGCGTATTTTTTAAAATTTCTAAAGTCTTATCGCTAGACGCTCCATCAGAAATGATCCACTCAAAATCTTTATCGACTTGCTCTTGCAGACTTTTTATTAATCTAGGTAAGAATTTTTCTACATTATAAGTTGCGGTAATTACACTAAGTCTTGTGGGTCTTTCTTCATAATTTTTATAGTAGATATCTTTATTCATTGTTACGCCCTAGTAAGTTAAAGCTTCTCTACAAATTGAAGAGTAAATATTTGCAAATTTTTTTGTCCTTGCTTCTAATGGCTCTACATTACTCTCATTTTCTATCTTATAAAATTTTAGTACTTCTTTTAAAGACTCAATACTATCCCTTTCAAAAAAAACTGCGTTTGGATATTGTTCTTTATGCACATCCAAATCAGACAAGATCATATTTTTTCCTACACTTTTACACTCTTCAACTGTAGAGCTCCAACCCTCAAACAAAGATGGATTTATCACCGCTTTTGAGAATTTAATTAATGCAAAAACATCTTCATAATCCACAAGACCCAAAAGTTTTATATTATCTTCAAGATTATTTGATTTTATAAATCCCCTTGTATCATCAATATATGTTTTATTTCTATAATCACCTAGATACCCAGTACAAACAATATTAATCTCAATGCTATCTTTTTTTAATTCACCAATGGCCTCAAATATCATCATGTGATTTTTATGCTTCCAAAATTGATTTGGTATATAAAAAAAATCATCTTTTATTTCATACTTTTGCAATAACAAACTTTTATCATGTTCGTCTAGTTCAAAATATCTACTATTTGGTTGCGAAACAAATTGCAAAACTCTTGCCTTGTCTTCATAATTAGGTGCAAATTTTTTCATATCTTTTAATGCATCAAAACTACTAAGAACAATTAGATCACTATCTCTTATTAACTTTAAAAAATTATTATTCCTATTTTGTATCTCTTTTTCAGAAAACATTTGAGGTAAATGAATATGTTGAAAATCAGGTATCCAATTTATAGTTTTTACATTTTTTAAATTTGTTATAGCTGCATGAGAAAGTATTTGTATATTATGTTTTTTAAGGATATTTTCGAGCAAAATATTTGTTTTAAATATTTTTTGTTCTATTTTACTAAGAAACCATTTTATACTTTTTCTGTCAAATACGCTATCTTCTATTACAGTTGCATATTCTTGAAACATTCTTTTTGTTTCTATATCTATTTTTTTACCAACAAAAACAAATACTTCAAGCTCTTTTTTTTCTACAGAATTTATAGCAAAAAGCAAGTTTTTAAAATAGTTTAATCCGCCCATCCATTCTTTTGACACACTACCTATAAATCCAACTTTAATCATCCAGTCCCTTTATCCACTCTACATAGTTTATTATCTCTTGTTTTAAATTTTTATCCGCCTTAAAACCATTTTTTTCTAGCTTGTGTGTATCCGCCCAGTAGTATATTGGATTTCCTACATTTGCTTGATTATTAAATTTTATATTAATATTTGGATTTACTAGATTTCTTATCATTTCTACTACATCTTTTATGGTATGCTTTACACCAGTTCCGCCGTTTATGATATAAAATTTCTCATCTTTTTTTAACAACATATCAACTAAACGCAAAACATCACTTATGTGTATAAAATCCCTTGTCTCCTTCCCCGTACCCCAAAAGACGGCCTCATCACTACTATCTAATATTTTTTGGCAAGCATCCCAAAGCAACTGCTTCTTAAGACCATTTCCGTATACTGAAAAGAGTCTTATTATAGAAATATTTAAACCAAATTTTTCACTATAGCTCTGACATAGATCCTCGGCTATTTTTTTATGATACCCATAAGGAGAAACTGGTCTTCCGAAATACTCTTCTACGATCGGCTTATCCTCACATTCGCCATGTACTGCTGGACTTGATGGGTAGATAAGATGGGAATTATTGTTATACACCCTTATATATTCTAAAACTTCAAGTGTACCATTTACTGTTTTTTTAAAATCTTCGTATGGGCATTTAACAGAAAAACCAACAGAGCCACTACCGCCACAATGCACTATAACATCAAAAACTTGTTCAAATTCTAAAATTGCCTTTATCGACACATCATCCTTTTTCCAGTAGTCAAGCCCAATCTCTTTCGACTCTTCTATAGACAGTCCACCATGTCCTATACCATATGTCTGATATCCTAGAGTTTTAAAATGATGTGCTACGTTCGAACCCAAAAAACCCTTGGCTCCAGTAATTAATATTTTTTTCAAAACAAATCACCTTTATTTTTTCCACATGCAACAAATGGAATGATAACATTTGGAAAATTTTGTTTTAATTTATTTGCATACTCCTCTTCTGTTGGAATCAATGAATCATTGTTGAAATCATATTCGTCTATTCCTACCCATTTTCCAGCACCAAAGTCATATCTTTTTATAACTTTACAAGGACTCCCAACAGCAACACTAAAAGGTGGTATGTCTTTGTTAACCAAACTTCCAGCACCTACTATAGAGCCTCTACCTATTGTTAAATTTCCAATAACACTCACTCCAGCGCCTAGCCATACATTGGTTTCAATAATAATTTTTTTTTCCATAGTTGTTCCAGTAGCAATATATGGTATAAAAGGATTTTTAAAAATATGGTCGCTTCCCATAAATTTACAATCAATGCCACTCATAAAATAATCTGATACTTTTATTAATAATCCTGAGCTAAAAAAATTCCTTCTGCCAATATAACAGTTGCTGCCAATTATAATATGCTTATTGTCTCCCAACCTTTTATTTACATTTATCCAAGTGTATTCGCTGATACCAGTATTATTCCCTATTAAGATATTTTTCCAGCCTGTTACATGCACTGTCTTATCAATATATGTATTTTTGCCTATATCTTTTTTATGAAAGAGTAATTGTGCCTTAGA encodes the following:
- a CDS encoding glycosyltransferase family 4 protein, whose amino-acid sequence is MKIFIIGNVSSMMINFREEFIKLLVSKGHDVYCLVSDYNEESRKKIISLGATPLDHTLNAKGLNPFKDLIATYDLVKLFRQHRPDAVFSFFVKPVIFATIAAKIARVPRIVGMIEGLGGAFTAHKNGQTKKAKIIKTIQVLLYKISLPSLDELIFLNNDDKKDLIDRYNIKVKSINILGGIGVDLDKFSYTKAPTDPISFIFIARLLAEKGIFEYLEAAKIVKEKYKDVKFYIFGGFDEHNPFGLTQEELKTYLDSGVVIYPGFVNDIKERIVNSSIFILPSYYREGVPRSTQEAMAIGRAVITTNSVGCRETVEDGVNGFLVPPFDSKILAQKMIYFIQNPEMIVQMGIESRKIAEVKFNINEKNERLAKIIIGK
- a CDS encoding glycosyltransferase family 4 protein — encoded protein: MIKVGFIGSVSKEWMGGLNYFKNLLFAINSVEKKELEVFVFVGKKIDIETKRMFQEYATVIEDSVFDRKSIKWFLSKIEQKIFKTNILLENILKKHNIQILSHAAITNLKNVKTINWIPDFQHIHLPQMFSEKEIQNRNNNFLKLIRDSDLIVLSSFDALKDMKKFAPNYEDKARVLQFVSQPNSRYFELDEHDKSLLLQKYEIKDDFFYIPNQFWKHKNHMMIFEAIGELKKDSIEINIVCTGYLGDYRNKTYIDDTRGFIKSNNLEDNIKLLGLVDYEDVFALIKFSKAVINPSLFEGWSSTVEECKSVGKNMILSDLDVHKEQYPNAVFFERDSIESLKEVLKFYKIENESNVEPLEARTKKFANIYSSICREALTY
- a CDS encoding glycosyltransferase, with product MNKDIYYKNYEERPTRLSVITATYNVEKFLPRLIKSLQEQVDKDFEWIISDGASSDKTLEILKNTHGINIKVISGEDFGIYDALNRGIKACNGEFYLVIGADDELYPNAIQDYKKAMGDGVDIVTACIDTNNGKIEPNSGPRWLKAQAHYISGHAVGSIYRTSLHQKLGYYSRKFPIAADQLFVLTAANYGAKIKVVKSVVGKFSNDGVSSIDILGTLCEFYRVQVAMGENKFLQTVLFILRLIKNFRKL
- a CDS encoding NAD-dependent epimerase/dehydratase family protein, whose translation is MKKILITGAKGFLGSNVAHHFKTLGYQTYGIGHGGLSIEESKEIGLDYWKKDDVSIKAILEFEQVFDVIVHCGGSGSVGFSVKCPYEDFKKTVNGTLEVLEYIRVYNNNSHLIYPSSPAVHGECEDKPIVEEYFGRPVSPYGYHKKIAEDLCQSYSEKFGLNISIIRLFSVYGNGLKKQLLWDACQKILDSSDEAVFWGTGKETRDFIHISDVLRLVDMLLKKDEKFYIINGGTGVKHTIKDVVEMIRNLVNPNINIKFNNQANVGNPIYYWADTHKLEKNGFKADKNLKQEIINYVEWIKGLDD
- a CDS encoding glycosyltransferase family 2 protein produces the protein MKDYDVSIIVPIYNVEKYIEKCATTLLEQDYNNIEYIFVNDCTPDSSMKILKDIIERYPNRKSHVKIINKIKNEGLPQARKSGLKISSGKYILHVDSDDWVDKDMVSSLISEARKSDADIVCFDYIKEFNKKSIAKSFFYTKNHPKSNLDFVKAILSHEISVSMCDKLVKRELYENVEFPHFSHCEDSFVNLQLFYWAKKITHVAKPFYHYRTNPNSLSSSFSNNKKALGDFADFSIAVKKFLIQKDLFDEYFKFHIPTILKFTLDYSESDFKKQINAICPEANNIKYVFQINRNIIYKILYSTVFIGFPQIFVFAKKVFIRLRNF